The sequence GCGCCATTGTGGTGCTGAGCAATGCGGCGGCCTGCTGGGGGTTGCACACCTCGAAGATGCGGCACTGCTCCAGGAACGGCTGACCTTTACTGCGCAGGGTGTGGCCCAGATCATGCACGGCCAGCACGCCGAAGCCATGCTGCGCCACCGCCTTCTGTAGGGCGGCGCTGGCCTCCTCGAAGGATTTCGGCGTGTCGATGATGAAGAACTGATCCATCGGTGGCCTCAGCGTGTGCCGTACCAACTGCGATACCACTGGGACATCTGCTGGATTTCATCGCTCTGCACCCGCACCATGGCCTGCTGCAACTGACGAAGCTCCGGGTGCTGCGAATTGGTCTGGGCCATCGAGGCCATCATCACGCCCATCTGGTGGTGGGGAATCATCTGCTCAATGAAGGCACGGTCGAAGTCAGGGGCTGCGCTCAGGGCAGAGAGGTTCGTGCCACCACCCATCTGTCCCATGCCCATGCCCATGCCCATGCCCCCGCCCATGCCCCCGCCCATGCCCATTCCTCCACCCATGCCCATGCCGTTCTGCCAACCCCAGCCTGTGCCCGGTCCCCAACTGGGCACATCTTTGCCGTACCACTGCTCGTACCAGGCACGCATCTGGGCGTTCTCGCGGGTCTGACTGGCCTTGATGCTCTTCGCCAGGGCCTTGATCTCGGGCCGCTGGGCGCGGGTGAGGGCGAGATCGGCCATGGCGATCGCCCCGTCGTGGTGGGGGATCATCATCACGACGAACTGCTGATCCGAATAACCCATCCCCATCTGGCCCGGGCCACCCACGCCTCCTCGATACCCGGGCATACCGGCACCGCCCTCGTAGCCGGGCATGCCGGCACCGCCCATACCCTGGGACAGGCACCGGGTGCCAGCCCAAAGGGAGACCGCGATGATGCCTCCCGTGGCCAGCAGCAGGGCTGGCCGTCCGAAGACTCTTCGGCGTGGTTCGATGTTGGCCATCCTTTCGACGCCGCTCGCGAACTGTCCATCTCCAAGGTGGCCACGGGCTTGCGAGTGGATTGACAATCCAGCCAAATGTTCATGCGACCTCCGCTGGCCGGGGGCTGATCAGACGTTGAGATTCGGGCAGATCACGGCCATGTTCGGCGCTGGATCGCTCTGCCAGTTCTGCAGCAGGCTTTGCAGTTCCCTCCTGAACAGACGCAGCTCCCGCAGCCGTTCGTCCACCAGATCGATCTGCCGTTGGAGCTGCCGCTGGATGTCGCCGCAGGGGAGCTCACCGGCATCGTGCACCGCCAGGCACTCCTGAATGTCATCAAGAGTCAGTCCGAGGCTCTTGAGCCGCCGGATGAAGTCCAGGCGCCGCAGGCTCTCCTCACCGAACAGGCGGTAACCGCCTTCGCTGCGGCCCACCGCCGGCAGCAGGCCGAGCTCTTCGTAGTAGCGGAGCGTTTTCACGGGCAGGCCACTGCGGCTGGCCAGGGCGCCGATCTTCATGCCGACAGGCACTGGCGCCGCCCCTGGAGGGCGGCCGGCCCGTGGTGTGGCGGCGGAGCGGGAGGCGGCGGGTGCAGGTGCGGGAGCGGGAGTGACGGCGGCCATGGGCAAACACACTCTCCATTACTGGGGAGACTCTAACCATCTCTGTCCGCCGTCGTTCTCCCGGCAGGCCGTTTGAATCCACCAGGGCCTTGACTCTCCAGTCCACTGGACGCCATAGGTTGAAGCCCCCCCCTGCAGCGCCCCGGCCCTGCCTCCAGGTCCCCCGCTGAGCACCCCGTCCGCCAACCCTCCCTGCTGCCATGCCGAGGATCCAGCCGGCGCGGCCGATGGCATGGAGCGGGAGCTGGCCCGGGAACTCACAGAACTGCGCCGCAAGGTGAATGTGGCGGTGGTGCTCACCGCGCTGGTGATGCTCTCCAGCCTGCCCCACATGCTCGGGGTCCACAGCCTGCCCTTCCTGCCGGGCTGGTTCACCAGCCCCTGGACCCAACTGCTCCTCACCACGCCGGTGCTGTTCTGGTGCGGCCGGGGTTTCTTCAGCGGCGCCGCCTCGGCCTTTCGCCAGCACAGCGCCGACATGAACACCCTGGTGGCGGCCGGCACCGGCATCGCCTGGCTCACCTCGCTGTTCAGCACCGTGTTCCCCCAGCTGCTGATCGCCGAGGGCCTGCCGGCAGACGTCTACTACGAAACCGCCGCCGTGATCCTCACCATGGTGCTGCTGGGCAACCTGATGGAGGCCCGCGCCCGGGGGCAGACCTCCGAGGCGATCCGGCGCCTGCTGCAGCTCCAGCCCCCCACGGCCCGGGTGCTGCGTCACGGCAAGCCGGTGCAGATCCCCGTGTCCCATCTGGTGGTGGGCGATCTGGTGCAGGTGCGCCCGGGCGAGAAGCTGCCCACCGATGGGGTGGTGAGCGAAGGCAGCTCCTGGGTGGAGGAATCGATGCTCACCGGTGAGCCCACGCCTGTGGCCAAGGCGGTGGGCGATGCGGTGATCGGCGCCTCGATGAACCGCAGCGGCAGCTTCACCTTCCGGGTCAGCCGGGTGGGGACAGGCACGGTGCTGGCCCAGATCGTGGAGCTGGTGCGCCAGGCCCAGAGCTCCCGCACCCGGGTGCAGCGGGTGGCCGATCAGGTGGTGAGCTGGTTCGCGCCGGCGGTGATCGCCCTGGCCATTGCCGCCTATGTGATCTGGTTCCTGGTGAGCGGCAATGCGGTGCTGGCGATGCTCTTTCTGGTGAGCGTGCTGGTGATCGCCTGTCCCTGCGCCCTGGGCCTGGCCACCCCCACCTCGATCATGGTGGCCTCCGGCAAAGGGGCGGAGAACGGCCTGATCTTCCGGAGCGCCGAGGCGCTCGAAACCGCCGGCACGCTGCGCACCATCGTGCTCGACAAGACCGGCACCCTCACCCGCGGCCAGCCGGAGGTGACCCAGTTCGAGCGACTCGACGGTGGCGCGCTGCCGGCTGACACCCTGCTGGCCCTGACGGCCGCACTGGAATCCCGCTCGGAGCATCCCCTGGCCGAGGCGATCGTGGCCTATGCCACACATCAGCTGCAGCCGGGCGATCTGCCGGCGGTGACGGACTTCGAGGCCGTGGCGGGTCGCGGCGTGCAGGGGGTGATCGCCGGCCAGCAGGTGCGGGTCGGCACCCCCCGCTGGCTCCCCGAACTCGGCATCGACACCGCGGCCCTCGAGCCCCTGGTGGAGCGCCTGGAGGCCCTGGCCTGCAGTGTGGCGGCCGTGGTGGTGGACGGGCGGATCGAGGCCTGCTTCGGGGTGGCCGATCCGCTCAAACCCAGTGCCGCGGCAGCGGTGGCGGCGCTGCGGCGGCTGGGACTGCAGGTGGTGATGCTCAGCGGTGACGCCCGCCGCACCGCCGAGGTGGTGGCCGCCCAGGTGGGGATCGAGCGGGTGGTGGCCGAGGTGCGTCCCGCCGACAAGGCCTCGGTGGTGCAACGGCTGCAGGAGCAGGGGGAGGGCCCGGTGGCGATGGTGGGTGACGGCATCAACGACGCCCCCGCCCTGGCCCAGGCCGACGTGGGCCTCGCCATGGGCACTGGCACCGATGTGGCGATCGCCGCCAGCGACGTCACCCTGATCTCCGGCAACCTGGCCGGCGTGCCGGCGGCGATCGAGCTCAGCCGCCACACCATGGCCAACATCCGCCAGAACCTGTTCTTCGCCTTCGCCTACAACGTGGCCGGCATCCCGATCGCCGCCGGTGTGCTGTTCCCCCTCACCGGCTGGCTGCTGAGCCCGATGCTGGCCGGCGCCGCCATGGCCTTCAGCTCCGTGTCGGTGGTGAGCAATGCCCTGCGGCTGCGCCGCTTCCGGCCTGCGCCCCTGCCGAGGGCTGCCTGATGACACTCCCAGCCCTGATGCCGCTCCTGTCTGCCGTCGCCGCCACCGCTGCCACCAGCGCCTCCACCGCCGAGCCGCTCTGGCGCAGCATCGAGCAGCCCGTGCTGCTGAAGCTGCTGGTGGCCGGCGCAGGGGTGGCGCTGATCATCTGGGAGCTGTGGTGGTTCCTCGGCCGCCATGGTGGTGGCGTGGCGGCCCGCGAGGGCGAGCACGGCCTGCAGGAGATCACCATCACCGTGGATGGGGGCTATGCGCCCTCACGGATCCGGGTGAAGGCCGGCCAGCCGGTGCGGCTTACGTTCCACCGGGTCGATCCGAGCGGCTGCGTGGCCAAGGTGATCTTCCCTGATTTCCACAAATCTCTCGATCTGCCCCTGGATGCCACCACCTCCGTGGACTTGCCGGCCAGGGCTGCCGGCACCTATCCCTTCCACTGCGGCATGAACATGGTGCGAGGCAGCCTTGAGGTGGAGTGACCCGGGGCGGCGCGATCCTGATCGGTCGAGGCTGATCAGGCGCTGATCTCCAAGGTGCCCATCATGCCCAGCTCCTCGTGATCGAGGATGTGGCAGTGATACACCGTGCGTCCGGCGAAATCATCGAACCGGGTGCGAACCCGTACGGTTTCGCCTGGGCGCAACAGCACCACATCTCTCCAGGCGCGCCACGGCTCCGGCGTGCCGTTGCGGCTGATCACCTGGAAGGGGTTGATGTGCACGTGAAAGGGGTGATCCATCACCCCGTCGTTCACCAGCTCCCACTCCTCGGTGTCACCGAGGCGCACGGAGGTGTCGGTGCGGCCGTGCTCGTAGGCCCGGCCATTGATCAAGAACACCATGCCCATGCCGGGGGCCATGCCGTGGTTGAGCACGAAGCGGCGGCGGCGCACCGGCGCCGGCAGGGGCTCCACCGGCAGCAGGCGCTCGGGCAGCGGCAGGGGCGTCACCGAGCCCGCGTAGTTCAAGGTGGCGATCGGCACCGGAGCCTGCTGCTCAAAGCCTGATCCCATCCTTCCTCTGCCCATTCCCATTCCCATTCCCATTCCTCTACCCATGCCCATGCCCATGCGGCTGCCCCTACCGCCCATCATTCCGCCGGCCCCCCTGGCGTAGGGAAGGTTGAGCAGCCGGTAACGACCGCCCTGGCGCTCGCCCCGCACCAGCACCTCAGCCCGCTCGCCGGGGGCCAGCAGCAGTTCCGACAGCTCCACTGGTGCCTCGATGGCACCGCCATCGGTGGCGATCAGGTGGAAGGGGTGATCCTCGAGGGCCAGCCGCCAGAAGCGGGCATTGGAGGCGTTCACGATCCGCAACCGCAGCAGACCCCCTGAGGGGATCGTCAGCGCCGGGTTCACCTGACCGTTGACGGTGAGCACCGCTCCCTCACGCCCCAGCATCATCCCCATGCCCATCGGGCTGGAACCCGCCTCACCGGGAAGGTCTTTGAGGAAAAGCACCTGCTCCTCGGCGGCGCGGACTTCGGGGATCTGATCCAGGGCACCGCGCACGATGAACACCCCTCCGAGGCCGCCGAACACCTGATCGGCCACCGTGCCATGTCGGTGGGGGTGGTAATAGAAAGTGCCGGCAGGATGGTCGGCCGGCAGGGTGAAGGCGTAGCTGTGGCTTGCGCCGGGGGCCACGCTCACGAACACGTTGTCAGCACTGCCGCCGGGAGAGATGTGGAGGCCGTGGTAGTGCAGGTTGGTGGGGCGAGACAGGCGGTTGACCAGCTCGATCCGCACGGCATCGCCGGGTTCGGCCTCCAGCAGGGGCCCAGGCAGCAGGCCGTTGTAGGTGAGGGCCCTGGACGGGCCGCCCGGGATCGCCACATTGGTTTCCTGGGCCACCAGTTCCAGGTCCAGGCGTCCGCCGCTGGAGCGCAGGCGGGCCTGAGCTGGTACACCCGTGCTGGCTTGGGATCGAAGCTGGGCAGTGCGTCCCAGCAGGGCTGAGCCGGTGGCGATGGCTGAAGCACCACCGACCATGGCAAGAAAGGAACGGCGACCAAGATGCAAGACCATCTCTCCCTCAGGCCTCGATCTGCAGGAAGGTGCGGCGGGAGCCATCGCGACCGAAGGAGTAAACCGTGTAGGACTCGCTACGCAGGGATGATTCCATGCCCGGCGAACCGAGGGGCATTCCCGGCACGGCGATTCCCACCACCGCCGGTCGCTGCCGCAGCAGCTGATCGATCGCCTCGGCAGGGACGTGCCCCTCGATCACAAAACCAGCCACCTTGGCGGTGTGACAGGACGCCAAGTCTCCTGGGACGTTCAATGAGCTCTTGACCGCTTCCAGGTCGGCCACAACGTGATCCTTCACGCTGAAGCCGTTGGCACGCAGGTGGTCGAGCCACCCCTTGCAGCAACCGCAGCTGGCCGTGCGGTAGGCCGTCACCTGGCGGCTGGTTGCCAAGGCGTCAGTCGACGCTGCACTCCGAGCCACTGACGTCCGGACGGTGGACGGCGAGAGCCAGTAGCCGACGCCAACCGCGGAGAGCCCGGCCAGGACCGTGGCCAGAAGCCACCCCCGGCGGTGCGACCGCGACGCACCGCCAGAGGTGGAATGATCTGGATCGGGTTGCGGCACGTTCATTCCTAGCCGATGAGTGAAGGATTGAACTCATCCTAAAGGCTCCATCTGGCTGGAGAGTCAAGGGATGACTGATCTGTGGCCTGCAAGCAGAGCCACTCCTTTGCGGGCGCCCGGCTGCCTGGAGGGCTCAGAGGGCAAAGAGCCTGTCGTATTTGTAGTACTCCGGTTTGCGCAAGCCCTCCAACGCCAGCATCCGCCGCAGCTCGATGATCTCGGCCCTCTGGGCCACGATCACCTCCCGCGCGAAGCGCCGGATGGTGGGGTTGGTGCTCTTGGCCCGGGCATCGTGGGCCATCATCAACGCCCCCGCGTGGTGCTCGATCATGCCCTCAAGGAACCAGACCACCCGGTTCTCCTTTGTGGGTCCGTCGCCCATCATCCGCATGCCGTCGATCTGGGACTGGCTCATGCGGGTCAGGCCCGCGAGGCTGTTTGGATCGCCGCCGCTCGCCAGCGTCACTGGATAAACGGGGGCCTGGGGATACCAGGCCTTGCGCCACAGCCCCATCGCCCGGATCTCTTTGGCCTGATCCCTCCAGATTGAATTTCCGAGCGCCCCAACACCGGGTTGGCCGATCCCGAAGACGAACTCGCTCATGCGCAGGGCCCCCGTGTGGTGCTGCACCATGCCGTCGATGAAGCGCAGGTCGTAGGTGGAGCCAGCCGGGCCCACGTCATGAGCATGGGCGCCATGGGCAGGGGCGGATCCAGCAGGGGCAGACATCCCAGGCATGTCCATCATCCCTGGCATGCCTTGGTGTCCTTCGTGATTCATGCCACCGGGCATCTGGGCCAGGGCAGGAACTGCCACGGTGAGGGCAGAGGCGAGACCGATCAAGGTTGGCGTGAAGCGGGAAGGGCGCATGGCGGCAGGTTGAGGCCACCTCACCGTATAGTCTCCTGTGGTCTGGAGAGTCAAGGGCAAGGGCGCAGCAAATCCGCGCCGGCCGATGCCGGTCCTCCAAGACTTGACTCTCCCCTCAAGCGCCAACAAGTGCTGGGCGTGGGTGGGCCAGTCCTTCGATCCCGATCGCATTGAAATCCGTGTTGTCCTCGAAAGCACGGAAGACTGGTTGATCATCAATGACGATGTCATGGATTACCCCATCCATCTGCACCTCAATCCCTTCCAGGTGACCACCCGTGTTGGCCGCGCCGAATCCCAGCGCCACTGAAATGACAAGGTGCTGGTGCGCTCGGGAGAGGGGAGGTGCGCCTTCGGCTGAGCGTTCTCGATTTCGCAGGTCGCACTGTTTCCAACTGCCACAACCTCGATCACATTGATGCGCCACGTCCTAACCCTGTTGCTGACCTGTTGGCTTGCAGCTCCTTCGTTGGCGGCTGAATTAGAGGCCTGTCGGAACCTGCTGGAGCAACGCAATGCCCTGGCCGAGCAGGCCATCAAGGCCGAAATCGCCCTGGTTCGAACCATCCGTGAACGGATCTGCCCGGTCCTCAGCCAGCAGGCCGATGGGGCCAATGCCAACGACCGCAACGAGCGGACCATCGACTACCAGGCCCTGCTCGACTGCCGCCACAAGGCGGAAGAACAGCTGCTACGCAGCCAGCGGGTTCTCTACGTCAACCGCAGGCAGTTCAGGTTCTACACGGCGGCTGGAGCCGAGCTGGCCCGGCAAGCCGATGGGCTGGATCAGCTGTTGCAGGATCGAGAGTGCTCCCAGCTGCGTTGATCAACAACCTGCGGAAACACGGACCCACCCAGACCCTTGACCCTGAAGTGACTACAGGCTGTTTGCTGGGGTCTGGATGACAGGACCATGGCGGAACATTGCTGCAACAGCGGAACCAGCGGACAGAAGACCGGAGCCACCACGGAACCGGAGCCGGCAAGCGGCAGAGAAACGCTGTTTCGGATCAGCGCCATGGATTGCGCCACCGAGGAAACCGAGATCCGCCATGCCCTTTCAGGTCTCGACGGCATCCGCAGCCTGAGGTTCCTACTGGCCGAGCGCATGCTGGCGATCGATGCGGATGCAGCCGCGCTCAACTCCGCCCTTGCGGCGATCCGCCGTTTGGGATTCAATCCGGAGCCGATCAGCGCCGATCACCGGCCGTCCGCCGCCCAGACCCGCGCCGAACGGCGCCTTGAACGAATCCGCCTGGGGGGTTCCCTGGCATTGGCGCTCACGGCGGAGCTGCTGCATCTGGTCGTTCCCGCCTACCCGGGCCATGAACTGGTGGAGATCGGGATCGCCCTCGCCGCGATCGCCCTGGCAGGCTTCTCCGTGTTTCGCAAGGGCCTCGCGGCCCTGCGCCAGGGCCGGCTGAACATCAATGCGCTGATGAGCGTGGCGGTCACGGGCGCCTTTCTGATCGGCCGCTTCCCCGAGGCCGCCATGGTGATGGCGCTCTATGCCGTGGCTGAGGCGATCGAAGCGCGGGCCGTGGAGCGGGCCCGCCAGGCGATCACCAGCCTGATGGCCCTGGCCCCCGATGAGGCGGAGATTCGCCAGAGCGATGGCCGCTGGCAAAGAGTTTCCGCCAGTGCTGTGGCCATCGGAGATGTGGTGCGCGTTCGCCCGGGCGAGCGCCTGCCGCTCGATGGCACGGTGCTCCGCGGCGAGAGTGCGATCAACCAGGCCCCGATCACCGGCGAAAGCCTGCCGGTCGACAAAGGCCCAGGCGATGCGGTGTTTGCGGGCACCATCAACCAGGGCGGCGCCCTGGACATCCAGGTCACGGAGCCGGCTTCGCTCAGCACCCTGGCGCGCATCATCCAGGCCGTGGAGGAAGCCCAGGCCTCCCGTGCTCCGATCCAGCGCTTCGTCGATCGCTTCGCGGCCCGCTACACCCCGGCGGTGTTCGTGGTGGCCCTGGCCGTTGCCCTGCTGGCGCCGCCCTTGCTCGGATTCACGCCGCTTCAGGCGATCTACAAGGCGCTGGTGCTGCTGGTGATCGCCTGCCCCTGTGCGCTGGTGATCGCTACACCGGTCACGGTGGTGAGCGGCCTGGCCACCGCCGCCCGCCGCGGCATCATCATCAAAGGCGGCCTCTATATCGAGGAGGCCCGCAAGATCAAGGTGCTGGCCCTCGACAAGACCGGAACGATCACCCTGGGCCAGCCCAAGCTGGTGGCCTTCTCCTCACGGCGAGAAGGGGCGGACGCTGGCGCTCTGAAACAGCTGGCCAGCAGCCTGGCGGAGCGCTCCGACCATCCGGTGTCGCGGGCGGTGGCCGCCGGCCTTGATGGCGAGCGGCTGGCTGTGGAGGCCTTCGAGGCCCTGCCGGGGCGCGGGGTGCGGGGCGTGATTGCGGGGCGGCCACTGATGCTGGCCAATCACCGCTGGATCGAGGAGCTGGGGCTTTGCTCCAGCGACCTGGAAGCATCGATGCAGGTTCACGAGCGCCAGGGCCATTCGCTCAGCCTGCTGGCCGATGACAGCGGCGTGCTCGCCCTGATCGCCGTCGCCGACACCGTTCGGCCCAGCTCGGCGACGGCCATGGAGGCCCTGCGGTCCCTAGGCGTCACTCCAGTGATGCTCACGGGTGACAACGCAGCCACCGCCTCTGCGATTGCGGCCGTGGCCGGCATCGAGCAGGTGAAGAGCAACCTGCTGCCCCAGGAGAAGCTCGAGGCGGTGGCCGATCTGCAGGCCCGCTACGGATTCGCGGCCATGGCCGGCGATGGCATCAACGACGCCCCGGCCCTGGCCCAGGCGGACATCGGCTTTGCGATGGGGGCAGCCGGCACCCACATCGCCATCGAAGCCGCCGATGTGGTGATCATGAACGACGATCTGATGCGCGTACCGGAAACGATCGCCCTCTCTCGCCGCACCTTTCGCATCCTGCGCCAGAACATCGCGCTGGCGTTGGGAATCAAGGCCCTGTTTCTGGTGCTCACCGTGGCCGGAAATGCCACCATGTGGATGGCGGTCTTCGCGGACATGGGCACCAGCTTGATCGTGATCGCCAATGGCCTGCGGCTGCTACGCACTCCCACGCTTGGCAAGATCAAGGGCTGAGCCTGGTCGGAAATGGTCAGATCTGAGCCTTGTCGATTCCAGCCGAACGGTTCAATTCCATGAGGATGCCACAGGTCTTCACCTCATCCGGTTGCTGACAAAGCTCTCTGAGCTGCCGTAGCTGATCCTGGAGTTTGTGCAACTCATTCACGCGGGCATCGACCTCGGCGATCTTCTCGTCCAGCAGGGCATTCACCGTCAGACAGCTTCCGGACGGTGTGTCGAGCACCTTGATCAGGATGCGGACCTCCTCCAGGCTCATGTCAAGGCTGCGGCAGTAGCGGATGAAGCGCAACTGCTCCACATGCCGCGGCGAATAGAGGCGATAGTTGCCATCCGTGCGCTGTGGCAGCGGCAGCAAGTGCTCGCGTTCGTAATAGCGGATGGTTTCGATCTTGACCCCGGTGGACCGTGCCAACTCGCCGATCTGCATGGATTCATCCCCTTGGGTAGGTGGCAAGTCGGGCGGACAAGCCTCCCTGGCGCAACGCTAGGCCCTTGACCCTGAAGCCACTTCAGGCTTTTCAATGGCCGTATCTCAGCCGTTCTCTCCCCCTGTGAGCAGCGCTACGCGAACCAAACCTCTCTCCAGCCGTCGATCTAGCCAGGAGCCAGGCCGGCCCTGGGTGCGGCTCACCATGGCCGTGCTCGCCACGATCGGCATAATCGACACCGGCTCGATCACCGCCAAGCGCTGGGGTTGGATCGGCAGCCTCTCCTGTCCGGGCGGCAGCGATGGCTGCGACAAGGTGCTCGGCAGCGCCTGGGGCACGCTGCTGGGCCAGCCGCTTTCTCTGTTTGGATGCCTGGCCTACACCACGGTGCTCCTGCTGGCCCTGATGCCGTTGCTGCGAGGAGGTCTGCGGGCCCCAGCCTCGGAGGGCAATCGCTGGGCTCTGTTCCTCGTCAGCTGCGGCATGGCCGTCTTCAGCCTGGTGCTGATGGGGCTCCTGGTCTTCGAGATCAAGGCCTTCTGCACCTTCTGTGTGGTGTCGGCCGCCCTCAGCCTCGCGCTGTTCCTGTTGAGCCTTGTTGGAGGTGGCTGGATCGACCGCAGCCAACTGATCTTTCGCGGAGTGATGACAGTCCTCCTTGTTGGTCTGCTGGGGCTGGGCTGGGCAGCATCGGCGGACCAGCCTGTCGCTCAAAGCGGACGGGCGGCTCCAGCTGTCATCAGCGCCAGTTCGCCGGCCAAGATTGCCCTGGCGGAGCATCTGAGCAGCGTCGGCGCCCGGGTGTTCACGGCGTACTGGTGCCCCCACTGCCATGACCAGAAGGAGGCCTTCGGCAAGGAGGCCGCCGCCAAGCTCCAGGTGATCGAATGCGCCGAAGACGGCGCCAACAGCCAGGCGCAGCTGTGCAAGCAGCAGGGGGTTCAGGGCTATCCCAGCTGGCAGATCAAGGGCGTCGTGGATTCGGGCGTCAAGCCACTGAACACCCTCGCTGATCTCAGTGGCTACACCGGTCCGCGTGACTTCTGAGCAGGCCGTGATCCCTTCCCCAGGGCGGGGTCAGCCCAGCCATGCCCCAGCAGGATCGCCGCCACCCTCGCCTTACCCTCCAACTCCGCTGGCGTCGCTTCATGCCTGATGCACCGCTCGGCACGGCCGCGCGCACCAATGCCCAGACGGTGGAGGTGCCTGCAGGCCTGGGCATGCTGCGCACCTTCATGCGGGTGCTGGGCCCCGGCTACCTGGTGGCCGTGGGCTACATGGATCCGGGCAACTGGGCCACCGATCTTGCGGCGGGCTCCCAGTTCGGCTACCGCCTGCTCTGGGTGATCGGGCTCTCCAGCCTGATGGCGATGGTGCTCCAGTCGCTCTGCTGCCGGCTGGGCATCGCCACAAGGCTGGACCTGGCCCAGGCCTGCAGCCGTCTGCTGCCGCGGTTCTGGCGAATCCCCCTCTGGTTGCTGGCCGAAGTGGCGATCATTGCCTGCGACCTGGCCGAGCTGGTGGGCAGCGCCATTGCCCTGCAGCTGCTTTTCGGTCTTCCATTGCCCTGGGGGGTGGGCCTCACGGCCGCCGACACCCTGTTGCTGCTGGCGCTGCAGCGCTTCGGGATCCGGCGGCTGGAGGCCCTGGTGATCGCCCTGGTCGCCCTGGTCGGGGGTTGCTTCGCGGTGGAAATGTTCTTGCTGCAGCCCAACTGGAGCCAGGTGGGCCAGGGCTTCCTTCCCCAGGCCGCCAGCCTCAGGGACGGGCAGCAGCTGTTTCTGGCGGCCGGCATTCTCGGTGCCACGGTGATGCCCCACAACCTCTATCTCCATTCCTCGCTGGTGCAGACCCGCCACTGGAGCGCGGCGAAGGGAGCAACGCGCAGGGCACTCGCCTTCAGCACCTGGGACACCCTGATCGCCCTCAGTCTGGCCTTTCTGATCAATGTCTCGATCCTGGTGCTGGCCGCCGGCAGCTTCTACGGACGGCTACCGCAGCCGGTCACGGATCTGAGCGAGGCCTACCGGCTGCTGACGCCGATGCTGGGCACGTCGCTCGCCAGCGTGCTGTTCGGCGTGGCCCTGCTGGCGGCGGGCCAGAGCTCGACGCTCACCGCCACCATGGCCGGCCAGATCGTGATGGAGGGGTTCCTGCAGATCCGTCTGCCGGACTGGAAGCGGCGGCTGCTCACCCGCGGTCTCGCGCTGATCCCGGCGATGGCCACAGTGATCCTGTTCGGTGAACGGGCCACAACAAATCTGCTGGTGCTGAGCCAGGTGGTGCTGTCTCTGCAGTTGCCCTTCGCGGTGATCCCGCTGGTGTGGTTCTGCGGCCGCCGGGGCCTGATGGGCGATCTGAAAGCACCGCTCTGGCTCCAGGCCGCGGGCTGGATCTGCGCCAGCGTGATTGTGCTGATCAACCTCTCGATGCTGAGCGCGGTGTTGCGGGGCGTCTGAACCGTTGACAAAAGCAGCCTCTCCTCAGACCCATGACGAGCAAAAAACACTGGGACAC is a genomic window of Cyanobium sp. NS01 containing:
- a CDS encoding multicopper oxidase family protein, which produces MVLHLGRRSFLAMVGGASAIATGSALLGRTAQLRSQASTGVPAQARLRSSGGRLDLELVAQETNVAIPGGPSRALTYNGLLPGPLLEAEPGDAVRIELVNRLSRPTNLHYHGLHISPGGSADNVFVSVAPGASHSYAFTLPADHPAGTFYYHPHRHGTVADQVFGGLGGVFIVRGALDQIPEVRAAEEQVLFLKDLPGEAGSSPMGMGMMLGREGAVLTVNGQVNPALTIPSGGLLRLRIVNASNARFWRLALEDHPFHLIATDGGAIEAPVELSELLLAPGERAEVLVRGERQGGRYRLLNLPYARGAGGMMGGRGSRMGMGMGRGMGMGMGMGRGRMGSGFEQQAPVPIATLNYAGSVTPLPLPERLLPVEPLPAPVRRRRFVLNHGMAPGMGMVFLINGRAYEHGRTDTSVRLGDTEEWELVNDGVMDHPFHVHINPFQVISRNGTPEPWRAWRDVVLLRPGETVRVRTRFDDFAGRTVYHCHILDHEELGMMGTLEISA
- a CDS encoding heavy metal-responsive transcriptional regulator, coding for MAAVTPAPAPAPAASRSAATPRAGRPPGAAPVPVGMKIGALASRSGLPVKTLRYYEELGLLPAVGRSEGGYRLFGEESLRRLDFIRRLKSLGLTLDDIQECLAVHDAGELPCGDIQRQLQRQIDLVDERLRELRLFRRELQSLLQNWQSDPAPNMAVICPNLNV
- a CDS encoding DUF411 domain-containing protein; its protein translation is MATSRQVTAYRTASCGCCKGWLDHLRANGFSVKDHVVADLEAVKSSLNVPGDLASCHTAKVAGFVIEGHVPAEAIDQLLRQRPAVVGIAVPGMPLGSPGMESSLRSESYTVYSFGRDGSRRTFLQIEA
- a CDS encoding DUF302 domain-containing protein, whose product is MDQFFIIDTPKSFEEASAALQKAVAQHGFGVLAVHDLGHTLRSKGQPFLEQCRIFEVCNPQQAAALLSTTMALNMALPCRISVYTETGQTRIGMIRPEAMLASLSADPALKEVARAVEASTTAIIEDAAA
- a CDS encoding copper-translocating P-type ATPase, whose product is MERELARELTELRRKVNVAVVLTALVMLSSLPHMLGVHSLPFLPGWFTSPWTQLLLTTPVLFWCGRGFFSGAASAFRQHSADMNTLVAAGTGIAWLTSLFSTVFPQLLIAEGLPADVYYETAAVILTMVLLGNLMEARARGQTSEAIRRLLQLQPPTARVLRHGKPVQIPVSHLVVGDLVQVRPGEKLPTDGVVSEGSSWVEESMLTGEPTPVAKAVGDAVIGASMNRSGSFTFRVSRVGTGTVLAQIVELVRQAQSSRTRVQRVADQVVSWFAPAVIALAIAAYVIWFLVSGNAVLAMLFLVSVLVIACPCALGLATPTSIMVASGKGAENGLIFRSAEALETAGTLRTIVLDKTGTLTRGQPEVTQFERLDGGALPADTLLALTAALESRSEHPLAEAIVAYATHQLQPGDLPAVTDFEAVAGRGVQGVIAGQQVRVGTPRWLPELGIDTAALEPLVERLEALACSVAAVVVDGRIEACFGVADPLKPSAAAAVAALRRLGLQVVMLSGDARRTAEVVAAQVGIERVVAEVRPADKASVVQRLQEQGEGPVAMVGDGINDAPALAQADVGLAMGTGTDVAIAASDVTLISGNLAGVPAAIELSRHTMANIRQNLFFAFAYNVAGIPIAAGVLFPLTGWLLSPMLAGAAMAFSSVSVVSNALRLRRFRPAPLPRAA
- a CDS encoding DUF305 domain-containing protein; protein product: MGGAGMPGYEGGAGMPGYRGGVGGPGQMGMGYSDQQFVVMMIPHHDGAIAMADLALTRAQRPEIKALAKSIKASQTRENAQMRAWYEQWYGKDVPSWGPGTGWGWQNGMGMGGGMGMGGGMGGGMGMGMGMGQMGGGTNLSALSAAPDFDRAFIEQMIPHHQMGVMMASMAQTNSQHPELRQLQQAMVRVQSDEIQQMSQWYRSWYGTR
- a CDS encoding cupredoxin domain-containing protein, whose protein sequence is MTLPALMPLLSAVAATAATSASTAEPLWRSIEQPVLLKLLVAGAGVALIIWELWWFLGRHGGGVAAREGEHGLQEITITVDGGYAPSRIRVKAGQPVRLTFHRVDPSGCVAKVIFPDFHKSLDLPLDATTSVDLPARAAGTYPFHCGMNMVRGSLEVE
- a CDS encoding DUF305 domain-containing protein, with the protein product MRPSRFTPTLIGLASALTVAVPALAQMPGGMNHEGHQGMPGMMDMPGMSAPAGSAPAHGAHAHDVGPAGSTYDLRFIDGMVQHHTGALRMSEFVFGIGQPGVGALGNSIWRDQAKEIRAMGLWRKAWYPQAPVYPVTLASGGDPNSLAGLTRMSQSQIDGMRMMGDGPTKENRVVWFLEGMIEHHAGALMMAHDARAKSTNPTIRRFAREVIVAQRAEIIELRRMLALEGLRKPEYYKYDRLFAL